Proteins from a genomic interval of Neosynechococcus sphagnicola sy1:
- a CDS encoding calcium-binding protein — NNGLTGGVGADSIDGGGGTDNTSYSASSVGVSINLSTGVGSGGDAAGDVLISIENVSGSAFNDTLIGSTVNNNLSGGVGADSLVGGAGRDNLSGGDDADTLTGAGSGDLGVGAIDTLTGGAGSDLFVLAEFYNDGNTGTSGLGDYGLITDFSTLLDVIQLTGVASDYVLAASPFGGISGTAIFKDEAVDELVGIVKDVSGLNLGDSYFQFV, encoded by the coding sequence CAATAACGGTCTCACAGGAGGAGTCGGAGCAGACAGTATCGACGGTGGGGGTGGCACTGACAATACGAGTTACAGTGCCTCGAGTGTGGGTGTTTCAATCAACTTGAGTACGGGTGTGGGGAGTGGTGGTGATGCCGCTGGCGATGTGCTCATCAGTATTGAGAATGTCAGTGGTTCAGCCTTCAATGACACCCTGATTGGCAGCACGGTCAATAACAATCTCAGTGGGGGAGTGGGAGCGGACAGTTTGGTGGGGGGTGCAGGCAGAGATAATCTCAGTGGCGGTGATGATGCTGATACCCTCACGGGGGCTGGCAGTGGAGATTTAGGAGTGGGTGCTATTGACACGCTTACGGGAGGAGCTGGCAGTGATTTATTTGTCTTGGCTGAGTTTTACAACGATGGCAATACGGGAACGTCTGGGCTGGGTGATTATGGTTTGATTACGGATTTCAGCACGCTCCTGGATGTGATTCAACTGACAGGTGTTGCCAGTGATTATGTCTTAGCAGCGTCTCCCTTTGGTGGCATCTCTGGCACAGCGATCTTCAAGGATGAGGCGGTGGATGAGTTGGTAGGCATTGTTAAGGATGTCTCGGGACTCAATCTGGGAGATAGTTATTTCCAGTTTGTCTAG
- a CDS encoding DUF4079 domain-containing protein — METKDLFALVHPAIAVTVVFPLIGIVIHFAWQTRQRRLQPSGESKSKIPPTVGRDHVQLGKRLTGAVVGVCLLGLAFPTVSQALQNQTFTKQPWEALFLVLMFAATIASLVFLYQAHSRLWRVVFTVLTSLGVLVIGFQDSLLGRQQPWIYRRDFEWQVSHFYYGIVVTVLMIISLAIVQEIYQDRSNRWRLAHICLNSIALLLFIGQGMTGTRDLLEIPLSWQEPYVYSCDFVKKTCPTPTPPPGQP; from the coding sequence ATGGAGACAAAAGATCTCTTCGCCCTTGTCCACCCAGCGATCGCCGTCACCGTTGTCTTTCCCCTGATTGGGATTGTGATCCATTTTGCCTGGCAAACCCGCCAACGCCGACTCCAGCCGTCAGGGGAGAGCAAAAGTAAAATTCCCCCCACGGTTGGTCGTGACCATGTACAACTCGGCAAGCGGTTAACGGGAGCAGTAGTGGGGGTGTGTTTGTTGGGGTTAGCCTTCCCGACCGTTAGTCAAGCCCTGCAAAACCAGACCTTTACGAAACAGCCTTGGGAAGCCTTGTTCTTGGTGCTGATGTTTGCCGCTACGATAGCCTCGCTGGTGTTCTTATATCAGGCGCATTCCCGACTTTGGCGAGTGGTATTCACGGTGCTCACCAGCCTTGGGGTCTTGGTCATTGGTTTTCAAGATAGCCTGCTAGGACGGCAGCAGCCCTGGATTTATCGTCGGGATTTCGAGTGGCAAGTTTCCCACTTTTACTACGGCATCGTCGTCACAGTTTTGATGATTATTTCCCTGGCAATTGTGCAGGAAATTTATCAAGATCGTTCAAACCGCTGGCGCTTGGCTCATATCTGCTTGAACAGCATTGCCCTGTTGCTGTTTATCGGTCAGGGGATGACAGGGACTCGCGATCTTTTAGAAATTCCCTTGAGTTGGCAGGAACCCTATGTCTATTCCTGCGATTTTGTGAAAAAAACCTGCCCGACTCCCACCCCCCCACCGGGTCAACCGTAG
- a CDS encoding glycosyltransferase has translation MTLSRTGNQSSEPTRSLTLPNPPLATLIMLGVLVISAAVVIGWFAGEGLIRDLFRRLAELQEYPPLWLQVPMVAGEFLLVPTVILLLIVLGVMQVSPRPRPWSRRIVVTLLLVLTLRYFLWRSLSTLNLSDPLNGVFSLGLFLLEMIVLSSTTIQLFLMLNVKERHQEATQKSRAVLEGIFTPTVDILIPTYNEPTFILRRTVLGCQALDYGFKRIYLLDDTQRPEVAELAVQLGCEYLTRTDHRYAKAGNLNHAIARTDGELIVVFDADFVPTRNFLTRTVGFFQDATLGLVQTPQCFYNSDPIARNLGLENILTPEEEVFYRQIQPIRDGAGSVICSGTSFVVRRTALDAAGGFVTDSLSEDYFTGIRLAAQGYRLVYLDEKLSAGLAAENISAHATQRLRWARGTLQAFFIDANPLTIKGLSLLQRLAHSEGILHWFTSISRVGFLLMPLAYSFLGVLPVRATTSELMYFFLPYYLVNLSVFSWLNYRSRSAFLSDIYSLILAIPLSITVLQVMLNPFAKGFNVTPKGTLSDRYFFNWNLAWPLMLLFVATAISLWRNLGMCMLKGGWGAAAVAESLKGLSIGWLWSGYNLVLIGIAVLVLLDVPKLDLFEWFDLRRMVRLELGDRSFWGITTMISEGGAEIALTQSGFPQWMPAAAPLIKLEILEEALILQGTVTSTGFRDEFPVVRVQFDTVGLAEHRALVEMLFCRPGQWKTRTSPGEVQSLWLLLKILLKPRVLFDRKVEISPIAVAKV, from the coding sequence ATGACCCTTTCAAGGACTGGCAACCAAAGCTCTGAGCCTACTCGTTCCCTCACCTTGCCCAACCCCCCCCTTGCCACCCTGATCATGTTAGGGGTGCTAGTGATCTCAGCAGCTGTTGTCATCGGCTGGTTTGCTGGGGAGGGACTGATTCGTGATCTATTCAGAAGGCTGGCGGAGCTCCAAGAATATCCCCCCCTGTGGTTACAAGTGCCGATGGTCGCTGGGGAATTTTTGCTAGTTCCCACGGTGATCTTGCTGCTGATTGTCTTAGGAGTGATGCAAGTCTCGCCCCGTCCCCGCCCCTGGTCGCGACGGATTGTGGTGACGCTGTTGTTAGTGCTAACCCTTCGCTACTTTCTCTGGCGATCGCTCTCGACCTTGAATTTAAGTGATCCCCTAAATGGGGTGTTCAGTTTAGGGTTATTTTTGCTGGAAATGATTGTGCTGAGCAGTACGACGATCCAGCTATTTCTGATGCTGAATGTCAAAGAACGCCATCAGGAAGCTACCCAGAAATCCAGGGCAGTTCTAGAGGGGATCTTTACCCCCACTGTTGATATTTTGATCCCCACCTACAACGAGCCGACGTTTATTTTGCGCCGCACGGTTCTCGGGTGTCAGGCCTTGGACTATGGCTTCAAACGCATTTATCTGTTGGATGACACCCAACGTCCAGAGGTAGCGGAACTTGCCGTCCAGCTGGGGTGTGAGTATCTTACCCGTACCGATCATCGCTATGCCAAGGCAGGGAATCTCAACCATGCGATCGCCCGTACCGACGGAGAACTGATCGTTGTCTTTGATGCCGATTTTGTTCCCACCCGCAATTTCTTAACCCGCACCGTTGGATTTTTCCAGGATGCCACCCTGGGTTTGGTGCAAACGCCTCAATGTTTTTACAATTCCGATCCCATTGCCCGTAACCTGGGACTGGAAAACATCCTCACCCCCGAAGAAGAGGTGTTCTACCGTCAAATTCAACCGATCCGCGATGGAGCCGGGAGTGTGATTTGTTCTGGAACCTCCTTTGTGGTGCGGCGCACTGCCTTGGACGCTGCGGGAGGGTTTGTCACTGATTCCCTGAGTGAGGACTATTTCACGGGCATTCGCCTCGCAGCTCAGGGATATCGCTTGGTTTACCTGGATGAGAAATTGAGCGCTGGACTGGCCGCAGAAAATATCTCTGCCCATGCTACCCAACGTCTGCGCTGGGCTCGGGGAACCCTCCAGGCGTTTTTCATTGACGCCAACCCCCTGACGATTAAGGGCTTGAGTCTGCTGCAACGGCTGGCCCATTCGGAAGGAATCCTGCATTGGTTTACTAGCATTTCTCGGGTGGGGTTTCTCCTAATGCCCCTTGCCTATTCCTTCTTAGGGGTGCTGCCGGTGCGTGCCACCACCTCTGAGTTGATGTATTTCTTCTTGCCCTATTACCTAGTGAATTTATCGGTGTTTTCCTGGCTGAACTATCGCAGTCGTTCTGCCTTTTTATCGGATATTTATTCCCTCATTTTGGCGATTCCATTGTCGATTACGGTTCTGCAGGTGATGTTGAACCCCTTTGCCAAGGGATTTAACGTCACACCCAAGGGCACCCTCAGCGATCGCTACTTTTTTAACTGGAATTTAGCCTGGCCGTTGATGCTGTTGTTTGTGGCGACGGCAATTAGCCTCTGGCGCAACTTGGGGATGTGTATGCTTAAGGGTGGTTGGGGCGCTGCTGCGGTCGCTGAATCGTTAAAAGGGCTGAGTATTGGCTGGCTGTGGAGTGGCTATAACCTGGTGTTGATTGGCATTGCAGTATTGGTATTGTTGGATGTGCCGAAGCTGGATCTGTTTGAGTGGTTTGATCTGCGGCGCATGGTGCGCCTAGAGTTGGGCGATCGCAGCTTCTGGGGCATCACAACCATGATCTCCGAGGGGGGAGCCGAAATTGCCCTGACTCAGAGTGGCTTTCCCCAGTGGATGCCAGCGGCTGCGCCCCTGATCAAGCTTGAGATCTTAGAAGAGGCACTGATCTTGCAAGGAACCGTCACTAGCACTGGCTTCCGGGACGAATTTCCGGTGGTGCGGGTGCAGTTTGACACCGTGGGGCTGGCGGAACATCGCGCCCTGGTGGAGATGCTGTTCTGCCGTCCAGGGCAGTGGAAAACCCGTACCTCTCCCGGAGAAGTGCAATCCCTCTGGCTGTTGCTGAAGATTTTGTTAAAACCTCGGGTTTTGTTTGACCGCAAAGTTGAGATCAGCCCCATTGCAGTTGCCAAAGTCTAG
- a CDS encoding glycosyltransferase family 39 protein yields the protein MVEMLNSQKLPATWFKLVVLGLLIFSVGCRFGNLAHKVYWHDEVYTSLRITAHTRGELVSQAFTGRVLSPQDLQHYQQFAPHRTLLQSLQFLGQEDAQHPPLYFIVLRLWAQGWGHSIWVIRCLSVLMSLLMFPALYWLCQELFAEALTAWIAIALVAVSPLDLLFAQEAREYILWVVMILLSSAALLQALRLQTVTSWGLYALTLVLGLYTFLFTALVMLSHGLYVWLLEGCCWTQRWSAYLLAAVGASVAFVPWLFYVVTGLENIQRTTHWLSDRLSLGDLLHYWVLNASRIFIDGNVGLNNPWEWFLVLAVIGMEGYALLVLGRHAPPQTSLFVFTLIGVSAIALVVPDLLGGGQRSIITRYLFPIFLGLQLSVAFLISHLCTTNPLRGKRWGEAVFFALIVAGVISCGLATQAETWWNKSVSADNPAIAQILNQANHPLLISDAYGINPGNLISLSYQLHPHVLLLLLPEVSSKPMIPALPRGVQEIFLLNLPAPFRTQLATQYQRRLTPVIGDLWQLSP from the coding sequence ATGGTTGAAATGCTGAACAGCCAAAAACTCCCTGCCACGTGGTTCAAACTGGTGGTGCTGGGCTTACTGATCTTCAGTGTCGGCTGCCGCTTCGGCAATCTGGCTCACAAAGTCTACTGGCATGATGAAGTCTATACATCGCTGCGGATCACCGCCCATACCCGAGGCGAATTGGTATCCCAAGCGTTTACTGGGCGGGTTTTGTCGCCCCAGGATCTTCAGCACTATCAACAATTTGCCCCCCACCGCACCCTGCTCCAGTCCCTGCAGTTCCTGGGTCAGGAGGATGCTCAACATCCCCCCCTCTACTTCATAGTGCTGCGCCTGTGGGCACAGGGGTGGGGACATTCTATCTGGGTCATCCGGTGTTTATCGGTTTTGATGAGTTTGTTGATGTTTCCGGCCCTGTATTGGCTCTGCCAGGAATTATTTGCCGAGGCGTTGACGGCCTGGATTGCTATCGCCCTGGTAGCTGTTTCCCCCCTGGATCTGCTATTTGCCCAGGAGGCTCGAGAGTATATCCTCTGGGTGGTGATGATCCTGCTCTCCAGTGCGGCGCTGTTGCAGGCTCTGCGGTTACAGACGGTGACCAGTTGGGGACTCTATGCCCTGACGTTGGTTCTAGGGTTGTATACCTTTTTGTTCACTGCACTGGTAATGCTCAGCCATGGACTTTATGTCTGGCTGCTGGAAGGTTGCTGCTGGACGCAGCGATGGTCTGCCTATCTACTGGCTGCTGTTGGGGCATCGGTGGCATTTGTCCCCTGGTTATTCTATGTGGTCACGGGCCTGGAGAATATTCAACGCACAACCCATTGGCTCAGCGATCGCCTCTCCCTTGGTGACCTGCTGCATTATTGGGTGTTAAATGCCAGTCGGATTTTTATCGATGGCAATGTTGGCCTTAACAATCCCTGGGAATGGTTCCTGGTCTTGGCAGTCATCGGTATGGAGGGTTATGCCCTCTTGGTGCTAGGTCGTCACGCCCCTCCTCAAACGTCCCTCTTTGTCTTCACCCTGATTGGGGTGAGTGCGATCGCCCTCGTCGTGCCCGATCTCCTCGGAGGTGGGCAGCGATCGATCATTACTCGCTATTTGTTTCCCATCTTTCTGGGTTTGCAGCTCTCCGTAGCATTCCTGATCAGCCATCTGTGCACCACCAACCCGCTGAGGGGCAAAAGATGGGGAGAGGCGGTGTTCTTCGCCCTGATCGTGGCCGGGGTGATCTCCTGTGGTCTAGCAACCCAAGCAGAGACTTGGTGGAACAAATCTGTGAGTGCAGACAATCCTGCGATCGCCCAGATTCTGAACCAAGCCAACCATCCCCTGCTGATCAGTGATGCCTATGGCATTAACCCCGGCAACCTCATCTCCCTTAGTTATCAGCTCCACCCCCATGTCTTACTGTTGCTGTTACCAGAAGTGAGTAGCAAACCCATGATCCCAGCCCTCCCCAGGGGGGTACAGGAAATCTTTTTACTCAATTTGCCAGCACCGTTTCGCACCCAACTGGCAACTCAATATCAGCGGCGGCTGACCCCGGTAATCGGTGATCTATGGCAACTCAGTCCTTGA
- a CDS encoding site-2 protease family protein translates to MQARWRIGSLFGIPLYIDPSWLFIVALVTVGYSLDWQSVHPEWGSVRIWSAGLVMALLLFGSVLLHELGHSLVALSQGIKVNSITLFLFGGVAAIEQESKTPGKAFQLAIAGPAVSLGLFGLTLLLATVTTGLAQVLAANLAQVNLLLALFNLIPALPLDGGQVLKALIWKITGNRFQGVHWAARTGQTLGSVAIAGGLGLGILRGQFIGFWVALLGWFVLRNATAYDRLTDLQEGLQQLTAADASSRDFRVVDAEITLRQFADTYLLEENRPTVYFAASEGRYRGQVAAEDLRRVERSQWETQSLHAIVHALSDIPTVLETTPLLEVIETLEAKTLPWITILSPAGAVSGVIDRGDIVRAVAKRMNIQIPDAEITRIKKEGTYPPGLQLPALAKLSEITTSTVSKDTQP, encoded by the coding sequence ATGCAAGCACGTTGGCGCATTGGATCGCTGTTTGGCATTCCCCTGTACATTGACCCATCCTGGTTGTTTATTGTGGCACTGGTGACAGTGGGTTACAGCCTCGACTGGCAGAGCGTTCACCCGGAGTGGGGCAGCGTGCGTATCTGGAGTGCGGGTCTGGTGATGGCTCTACTCCTGTTTGGCTCGGTGTTACTGCACGAGCTAGGGCATAGCCTCGTGGCGCTGTCCCAGGGCATTAAGGTGAACTCGATTACCCTCTTTTTGTTTGGTGGGGTGGCTGCGATTGAACAGGAATCGAAAACCCCCGGTAAGGCGTTTCAGTTGGCGATCGCGGGGCCAGCAGTCAGTTTAGGACTTTTTGGTCTGACGTTGCTGCTGGCAACCGTCACCACCGGATTGGCCCAGGTGCTGGCTGCAAATTTGGCCCAGGTAAACTTGCTCCTGGCTTTGTTTAATTTAATTCCCGCCCTCCCCCTGGATGGCGGACAAGTCCTCAAGGCATTGATCTGGAAAATTACAGGCAATCGCTTTCAGGGCGTGCATTGGGCCGCCAGAACTGGACAAACCCTCGGCAGTGTTGCGATCGCAGGGGGGTTAGGGTTAGGAATTTTAAGGGGACAGTTCATTGGTTTCTGGGTGGCATTGTTGGGTTGGTTTGTGCTGCGAAATGCAACCGCTTATGATCGCCTCACCGATCTTCAGGAAGGATTGCAGCAACTGACCGCAGCAGATGCCAGTAGTCGGGACTTCCGGGTCGTGGATGCTGAGATCACCCTGCGTCAGTTTGCTGATACCTATCTTTTAGAAGAAAATCGCCCAACCGTCTACTTCGCGGCCTCGGAGGGGCGCTATCGCGGCCAAGTGGCAGCGGAAGATCTGCGGCGTGTCGAACGCAGCCAGTGGGAAACCCAATCCCTGCACGCTATTGTCCATGCCCTGAGCGACATTCCGACGGTGCTAGAAACCACGCCGTTATTGGAAGTCATTGAAACTTTAGAAGCCAAGACCCTGCCCTGGATTACCATCCTTTCCCCCGCTGGGGCAGTATCGGGGGTCATTGACCGGGGGGATATTGTCCGTGCGGTCGCCAAACGCATGAACATCCAGATCCCGGATGCTGAGATTACTCGCATCAAGAAAGAAGGCACCTACCCCCCCGGTTTACAGTTACCCGCTCTGGCAAAGCTCTCCGAAATAACGACCAGTACAGTTTCCAAGGACACCCAACCCTAA
- the rodA gene encoding rod shape-determining protein RodA: MLHQPLPRIRWKILFQPWQEMDRWLFILPLGLTFLGGIMIRSVELNHGWTDWWQHWLTGAVGIALALAIARWRYDHLLRWRWWIYGITNLSLLAVMFIGRAELGAQRWISIAGFNLQPSEFAKLGIIITIAALLHERPASTIPAVLKTLAITAVPWALVFLEPNLGTSLVFGAITLGMLYWGQANPGWLLLLLSPPLSAILFNISVPLWLGWVLFLGTIAWFTLPWPRSGALAAVTVNLVAGELGHVLWGILKPYQKSRLILFLNPDSDPLGGGYHLIQSRIAVGAGEMWGRGLYKGTQTQLNFIPEQHTDFIFTAIGEELGFIGCVLVLLAFWLICLRLVIVAQNAKDAFGSLIAIGVLSMVIFQVLVNIGMTIGLSPVTGIPLPWLSYGRSALLMNFLAIGLVESVANHRQRMKL, translated from the coding sequence ATGCTCCATCAACCATTGCCGCGCATCCGCTGGAAAATCCTGTTCCAACCTTGGCAGGAAATGGATCGATGGCTGTTTATTCTCCCCTTGGGCTTGACATTCCTAGGTGGGATCATGATTCGCAGTGTAGAACTCAATCATGGCTGGACGGACTGGTGGCAACACTGGCTCACAGGTGCTGTGGGCATTGCACTGGCACTGGCGATCGCCCGCTGGCGGTACGACCACTTGTTGCGTTGGCGGTGGTGGATCTACGGCATTACCAATCTCTCGCTCTTAGCCGTGATGTTTATTGGCCGTGCAGAGCTGGGTGCCCAGCGCTGGATTAGTATTGCCGGGTTCAATCTGCAACCCTCGGAATTTGCAAAGCTGGGGATTATTATCACTATTGCGGCACTGCTACACGAGCGACCAGCCTCCACCATCCCCGCCGTGCTCAAAACCCTGGCCATCACCGCCGTGCCCTGGGCATTGGTGTTCCTCGAACCCAATCTCGGTACGTCCCTGGTGTTTGGAGCCATTACGTTGGGAATGCTCTATTGGGGGCAGGCCAACCCCGGTTGGTTGTTGCTGTTGCTTTCCCCACCGCTCTCAGCAATTTTGTTTAATATCTCGGTGCCCCTGTGGTTGGGCTGGGTATTGTTTCTGGGAACGATCGCCTGGTTTACGCTCCCCTGGCCACGTTCGGGGGCACTGGCAGCGGTGACGGTCAATCTAGTGGCGGGGGAACTGGGTCATGTCCTCTGGGGTATCCTCAAGCCCTACCAAAAAAGTCGCTTGATTCTATTTCTCAACCCAGATTCAGACCCGCTGGGAGGCGGCTACCACTTGATTCAGTCACGGATTGCTGTGGGTGCTGGAGAAATGTGGGGGCGCGGCCTCTACAAGGGTACCCAAACCCAACTGAACTTCATCCCTGAACAACACACGGACTTTATCTTTACTGCCATTGGTGAGGAACTGGGTTTTATTGGCTGTGTGTTGGTGCTGCTGGCATTTTGGTTGATCTGCCTACGACTCGTGATCGTGGCGCAAAATGCCAAGGATGCCTTCGGCTCCCTAATTGCCATTGGGGTGTTGTCGATGGTGATCTTCCAAGTGTTGGTCAATATTGGCATGACCATTGGCTTGTCGCCCGTCACGGGCATTCCACTGCCGTGGCTGAGTTATGGTCGCTCGGCACTGCTGATGAATTTTCTGGCGATCGGATTGGTTGAGTCCGTGGCCAACCATCGCCAACGCATGAAGTTGTAA
- a CDS encoding HAS-barrel domain-containing protein codes for MRLPLPQLTARDRHPDHFAEVIETATTEFLAQCLEPEDLRFPAMPPFGSWVRSLDEESDNWIYGVVYHVTTAPIDSIHRARALGLSLQELREQQPQIFAMLKTEFRTAILGFQRGTSGQPPPQTPPASIYQHLPPRPPKFIRRCITVSPEKLFTSATNWTFSEPCYTCPVPPWMR; via the coding sequence ATGCGGCTGCCGCTCCCCCAGTTAACCGCCCGCGATCGCCATCCCGATCATTTCGCGGAAGTCATCGAAACCGCGACCACGGAATTTCTGGCCCAATGTTTGGAGCCGGAGGATTTGCGTTTCCCGGCCATGCCCCCCTTCGGCAGTTGGGTGCGATCGCTGGATGAAGAGTCAGACAATTGGATCTATGGCGTGGTCTATCACGTCACCACCGCTCCCATTGACTCTATCCACCGGGCAAGAGCCTTGGGACTGTCCCTCCAGGAGTTGCGGGAGCAGCAGCCCCAGATCTTTGCGATGCTGAAAACCGAATTTCGCACCGCCATCCTCGGGTTTCAACGGGGCACCAGTGGCCAGCCGCCCCCCCAGACCCCACCTGCCTCGATCTATCAGCATCTGCCCCCCCGCCCCCCCAAATTCATCAGGCGGTGTATCACTGTCAGCCCCGAGAAATTATTCACTTCAGCGACCAACTGGACTTTCTCCGAACCCTGCTACACCTGCCCGGTGCCCCCGTGGATGCGTTGA
- the acsF gene encoding magnesium-protoporphyrin IX monomethyl ester (oxidative) cyclase — protein MVDSLKKPAFEEIRPGVKVPAKDTILTPRFYTTDFDEMARMDISCNEDELQAILEEFRTDYNRHHFVRDAEFEQSWAHIDGETRQLFIEFLERSCTAEFSGFLLYKELGRRLKDKSPVLAECFNLMSRDEARHAGFLNKAMSDFDLSLDLGFLTKSKSYTFFKPKFIFYATYLSEKIGYWRYITIFRHLEAHPEHRIYPIFRFFENWCQDENRHGDFFDAIMRAQPQFLNDWQAKLWSRFFLLSVFATMYLNDIQRADFYRAIGLDAREYDIEVIEKTNATAARVFPVVLNVEHPEFYQRLDVCIENNRKLAEIAKAQTPKLLKFFQKLPFYTSSAWQLLKLYLIKPIEVAPTHGTPR, from the coding sequence ATGGTAGACTCCCTGAAAAAACCTGCCTTTGAAGAAATTCGCCCCGGCGTCAAGGTTCCGGCCAAAGATACCATCCTCACGCCCCGGTTTTACACCACCGATTTTGATGAGATGGCGCGCATGGACATCTCGTGCAATGAGGATGAGTTGCAGGCAATCTTAGAAGAATTTCGGACGGACTACAATCGGCATCACTTCGTCCGGGATGCTGAGTTTGAGCAATCGTGGGCACACATTGATGGTGAAACTCGGCAGTTGTTCATTGAATTCTTAGAGCGCTCCTGCACCGCTGAGTTTTCTGGTTTCCTCCTCTATAAGGAGCTGGGTCGCCGCCTCAAGGATAAAAGCCCTGTTTTGGCAGAGTGTTTTAACCTGATGTCTCGGGATGAAGCCCGCCATGCTGGGTTCCTGAATAAGGCGATGTCAGATTTTGATCTGTCCCTCGATCTCGGGTTCCTGACCAAGAGCAAAAGCTATACCTTCTTCAAGCCGAAGTTTATTTTCTACGCCACCTATCTCTCGGAGAAAATTGGCTACTGGCGATACATCACCATCTTCCGCCATCTGGAAGCGCATCCAGAGCATCGAATTTATCCGATCTTCCGCTTCTTTGAGAACTGGTGTCAGGATGAAAACCGTCATGGTGACTTTTTTGATGCCATCATGCGCGCCCAACCCCAGTTCTTGAATGACTGGCAGGCGAAGCTCTGGAGTCGGTTCTTCCTGCTGTCGGTGTTTGCCACCATGTATCTCAACGATATTCAGCGGGCTGATTTCTACCGTGCGATTGGTCTCGATGCCCGGGAATACGACATCGAAGTCATCGAAAAAACCAACGCCACCGCCGCCCGAGTGTTCCCAGTGGTGCTGAATGTTGAGCATCCAGAGTTCTATCAACGGCTCGATGTTTGTATTGAAAACAATCGCAAACTGGCAGAAATTGCCAAGGCTCAAACTCCCAAGCTGTTGAAGTTCTTCCAAAAACTACCGTTCTATACCTCCAGTGCTTGGCAACTGCTGAAGTTGTATTTGATCAAGCCGATTGAGGTTGCCCCTACCCACGGTACTCCTCGGTAA
- a CDS encoding DUF6232 family protein, translated as MAEQVYFDGKGVRVTASQLIVDDTVYPLSKIRGVEVEVENPNRMQPLLCIFAGVLLLIVVVGIIILVIGIRWWMSQEPVYWLVVQTETGRKRVKRSRNGQAIESMKSAVLAAIRQLQIMARLIQAVKEREGVLTVPDAAAVTGLSNSDAHVLLDQCVENGFATRYTDPRSHGIIYTFTKRRSS; from the coding sequence ATGGCAGAGCAGGTCTACTTTGATGGCAAGGGGGTGCGGGTTACCGCTAGTCAACTGATTGTTGATGATACAGTCTACCCGCTCTCCAAGATTCGGGGGGTGGAGGTAGAGGTTGAAAATCCCAATCGGATGCAACCGCTGCTCTGTATTTTTGCGGGTGTACTCCTATTAATTGTGGTTGTGGGCATCATTATTTTGGTCATTGGCATTCGCTGGTGGATGTCCCAGGAGCCCGTCTATTGGTTGGTGGTTCAAACCGAGACTGGGCGCAAGCGGGTAAAGCGTTCCCGAAATGGACAGGCCATTGAGTCGATGAAGTCGGCGGTATTGGCTGCCATTCGTCAGCTACAAATCATGGCACGGCTGATTCAAGCAGTGAAGGAGCGAGAGGGGGTGCTGACCGTTCCCGACGCTGCTGCCGTCACGGGGCTGAGCAACTCGGATGCCCACGTACTTTTAGACCAATGTGTGGAGAATGGCTTTGCCACCCGCTACACCGATCCCAGAAGTCACGGCATTATTTACACCTTCACCAAGCGTCGATCCTCCTAA
- a CDS encoding DUF6232 family protein has translation MAGQMFYNKRGIQITDDSFLVNGGTYPITSIRSAEIRTEAPQRVGPIVCIVLGAIFSILLIGLPLLIFGVVWLANQKSTYWLVINTAAGSCEVLSAKEGRTVREVQSALLAAIAHLSLGGKPPAEQLSPAPRDTLMMQLLKVAKGNNGYLSVTQGVMDTGASFTDVESTLQEMVKAGYVSVANHPDTGVVIYKFVEIA, from the coding sequence ATGGCAGGACAAATGTTTTACAACAAAAGGGGCATTCAAATCACTGACGACAGCTTTCTGGTGAATGGAGGAACCTACCCCATTACCAGTATTCGCAGTGCCGAAATTCGCACCGAAGCTCCCCAGCGAGTTGGCCCCATTGTCTGTATTGTCCTAGGGGCGATTTTCAGTATTCTGTTGATTGGCTTACCGCTGTTGATTTTCGGAGTGGTCTGGCTTGCCAACCAAAAGTCCACCTACTGGTTGGTGATTAACACCGCAGCGGGGAGCTGTGAGGTGCTCAGTGCTAAGGAGGGGCGCACGGTGCGGGAGGTGCAGTCAGCTCTATTAGCTGCGATCGCCCATCTGTCTCTCGGAGGCAAACCCCCAGCTGAACAGCTCTCCCCTGCGCCCCGCGACACGTTGATGATGCAATTACTCAAGGTGGCCAAGGGCAATAATGGCTATCTCTCGGTTACTCAAGGGGTGATGGACACCGGGGCCAGCTTTACAGATGTGGAGTCCACGCTGCAAGAAATGGTAAAAGCCGGGTATGTCAGCGTTGCCAATCATCCCGATACCGGAGTGGTGATTTATAAATTTGTCGAGATTGCCTGA